From the Ignavibacteria bacterium genome, one window contains:
- a CDS encoding helix-turn-helix transcriptional regulator, translated as MPILINLDLMLVKRKMTLTELSEKVGVTLTNLSILKQGKGRAIRFSTLEAICKTLNCQPGDIL; from the coding sequence ATGCCTATATTAATAAATCTGGATTTGATGTTGGTCAAACGGAAGATGACGTTAACCGAATTATCCGAAAAAGTTGGTGTAACGCTGACAAATCTTTCCATCCTGAAGCAGGGCAAAGGAAGGGCGATACGCTTTTCAACGCTGGAAGCAATCTGTAAGACTCTTAACTGTCAGCCTGGAGATATACT